Below is a genomic region from Eupeodes corollae chromosome 1, idEupCoro1.1, whole genome shotgun sequence.
TAAGAGCTTTGTCACTGTTAAATAATAACAAGaattgatttttcgaaaactcgcaaatttattaataatttggtcgtCAGTAGCAAGTCCAATCTCCTGCATTGTCAATTATGGCGTGGCACTGTCAGGGCATACTTTCCACTAGTTTTTCTGCGTATTCTACTGAAAAAGACCTCCAAATATTCCGAATTTGCCGAGAAAGATGATATAAATTACATGCTTTGCGTCTGCGAAGCTGCATTTTCATCAAAGCTCACACATTTTCTATGGGATTTGCATCCAATGACTGAGATGGCCAATCTAAAGTGAAAACTACGTTGTCCTCTTGAAGGATCCACCTTTCAATTATCTTGACATACAATTGCTTAGCAGATAGTAACAAAgccttttgatatattttattcattttttcggCATTTGAATTCTCTGTAAACAAGAACAAAGTACAAAAACCTTTGTTTGAGAAGCACCCCCAAACATAGACCTTGACGGGTGGTTAAAGTTCGTTGGAACATCCTACTGGTGGAGGTTGTCCAGGCGTGTTTGATGCTCAGAAATGCCCAGAAAGAGGATTCAtcagaaaaaattaagttgctcCAATCGCGGTCGAAGTTTTCATTCACCATTTCCACTCGTTTTTCAACGTGTTTTGCACTTAACATTGGTTTTTCCAAAGTACTGCGATATTTCAGTTTATTGGTAAGCAAGTGCCTGCGAATCGTTCCGTTAGATATGTCAACACCTTTTGCTTTCAATTTCACAGCTTCACGTAAAGTCAAAGTTGGATCTTTTGAGAACAACGCGAGAATCTTTTTTTCGTCTGCGATCAGGAATATCATCAACGTTACCACCTTTTTATAGCGATTTATCAACTTGCTACCGAACTGCTTCGGTTTCCCATATTTTTCATGCAAACATAGAAAAATTGCCTCAAAGCGAGAGGCGTAAACAGCACTCATTTCGAAAAACTACTCAATTGGAGACTAAATTTGACAGACAGCCgactttttacaaaaagcatGAAGGATTGAGGTGCCCTCTATGTCATAGAAAAAGAAACAGGACTctctgattttttatttatacggTTAACAGTGACCACGCTCTTATGTAACAGACTGTAATATTCAGATATAAACAGATGGAATGTTGGGATGTGAAATTCTAGACACTTTTCCATCGCCTGTCTAAGGGTAAAGATCTGATCTTTTATCGACCGTATGTATCATACTGTTGATACAAGAAGAGATGCCAGAAGACTGGCGTAAAGTTATTATATGTATGATACATACGGTCGATAAAAGATCAGATCTTTACCCTTAGACAGGCGATGGAAAAGTGTCTAGAATTTCACATCCCAACATTCCATCTGTTTATATCTTTAATAATAACTTTACGCCAGTCTTCTGGCATCTCTTCTTGTATCAACACTTCATATATAACTTGGGTGTACGTTATACACATGCTATTGGTGAAATTCAGAGTGATTTATGCCCCAGAATTATAAAAAGCTGGATATTTAGATTGATAATGGCATTCATATTTCTTCTAATCGGATACAAAATTTCGATAATATTTCCCGCTaactttgttgttaaatttgaatatataaaaatctcTTAAGGAAAAGCCCTATAGTTGACCATGTTAAGTAGAAAAGCCAATGACATGATTGAATTACTTCTGACACTTTAACTTGTTCTTATTGTTTGtcaaaagtgtgtttttttatcgacaaaacaaaaacaatcattttaatcttaaacttttttcaGTTCCAAACAACTCTACGAAATCATCTATAACCGTGTAAATACCGACTTACTAATGTGGGAGCCAAGTTCTCCGAGTTTTATTAGGAAAGCCAAACCACCACCAGCCCCAACGATAGAACAAAGTCTCCTTAATATCGGAATGATGGATTCAATGTATGTGCCATCTACATCACCCCTTCATCCCTATGACACCTATGACAACGATGCTATTCCAACTCCAAAGCATTACTCATCGTCTGAGGATGAttgtggcggtggtggtggtgtcggcggtggcggtggcggtggcTGTGACCATGATAGTGGTGGACCTTCAGACAACGAATCGGACAGTATATATTACTCGACATATGAAAAGAAACGTAGCAAACGTAGTCTTGCCACTCAAGCGGCCATGAAAACCAGTGGCTGTTCGTTTGAGTTGTCGGTTGGCAAAGGTGTGCTGTCGCTGTTTCCTCCGGTACGTGATGCCGAGAATCGGGTCTTACCAAATCAACTAGGTGAATTTAGAATTGCGGTCGAGGACTTTTGTATATTCTCTGTGAGTAGATTTAATGGCAATGACAATATGGCATATCTGTGTTTGCATACGAAGGATCTTCAAATGTTCCATTGTGgtaagtgtttattttttgaatgtacACAAAAAAGTTACACACAGTTTTCtttgtctttttatttgaattacaGGTCTTATCCCAACAAGAGACAGTGAGCCAGGATTACCTGAATTCAAGTGTATTCCCCATCACATGCAATCAACGTTCTACTCCTCGCCGGCAAATCTAACAAAAAGTGACAATGAAGGTAACGTGAATCGTGAAATGCTTTCGTTAGCCatcgaaattaaaaaagttccCGATCAATCCTTGAAGGTAATTAATTACTTGCGTCTCAATCATACAAACAATAATCATTGACAATGATTTTTCCAGCGTTTGAAGATAACTACGGGAATTCAAAAGGCGACTTTGAGACACAACCCAGCTCTGTCGCAGCACACTTGGTTGAATCAGTTGATTGACTTTCTGGATgttattgtaagaaaattgaTGCTTCTTCTATTAAATTGATCCTTATtcatttctaattttgtttggcGTCTTTTCAAGGATTATCCAATTGAAGGATACAAACCCTACGGAATCGTTACTGAGATCCAGGTTCATTTATGGGATTGTGCCATTGACTAtcggtttgtttgatttttttaaaccacattttcggatttgtttttttaattgaatttattttgttcagcCCCAAGAACTTCCCATTCCGCAGTGTTATAGAAATCGGATCCTTTATGATGAGTAGCAATATTGTATCATCTGTTCCTGGTTGCACATTGCGTTTTATTGCCGAGGAGTGTATCCTTTCATTGGCTCCTTATGTGAgtttgaattgagttgaaatttGGTAACAGTAATTAATGTTGAACCTTTGCAGGAACCTAAATCGAGCAAATCGGAGAATAAAGTCACTGCTTTGCCATCATCTAATCTAGTCCCCGTTATAGATATTGGTCTGTTGGATATTTCGTTGCGTTTGAATGAGAAGGCATCGGAACGTAGTCCGAAACTGGATCTTCGGACATCCATACAAGATGTCCACATACGAAGTTGCTTTGATTCTGGCCGGGCTTTGGCTACTCTCATCGCCTATGTGGCCAGTGATGGAGATCTGCTGAATGTCGGCGATGATGACGAGAGTATGACTTCGTCAATGGAATCGTCGGTTTACAGTGATGCTAGTTTATTCTCGATGAAGGACCGAAAGAGCTCAATCCCGGAAATATCCGCTCGCCAGCAGGAAAGGGTTAATCTGATGATGGCCGAGGCAGTGCAAGAGACTGTTTCATCGAGAGCAGCTTTGGATGAGGATGCCGAACACAGATTCGATCGAGGAGTTGAAGTTTTCTTCTTCCCCGACGAAAGCAATCAGGGGGCTTTGGAAAAGAATTCTGCTTCTACTAGTAGTCCTGGTGTTGATAAGAAACTTGATGTGCCAGTGTCTTCATCGAGTGGAGAGCAAATTAAAGTTTCTCCAGTTCCGGGACTTTCGCGTACGAATAGCAGCTCCGATGAATGGGCGTATCAAGCCATTCGACACAGTGGCAGCAGTAATGAGCTGCAAGATTTGCTGAATTTCGAAACGTCTGTGATGAAGAATTCGTATATCAACCAAGAAGATGACGATGACGCTGTTGAGGCGTTGCCCCAAGTCCGAGAGGAGCTCGGCGATGTTAAGCAAACCGAAAAGATTCCCCCTGTCATGAAGAGCAGCATGGGTttggatgatgatttttgtgTCATAGCCGATGAGGAGAAATCGTATTTGGTAAGTTCTTCTCTTGGAATAATAAGAAAAAGgtctttaattcaaaacttttgacTTGTAGTCTCAATGTGGCATCCGAGATCTGGTTATATCTGAAGATCCGTTGCGAATGGTGGACAATCATTTTAAGTTGCCAGCTGGAAAACCCGACCTCCTTCAGGCTCCCGAGAATTTCCCAATGGCCGAGTATCGATATACATTATGTGAGATGACGCTAACGTGGCATTTGTATGGCGGTCATGATTTTCCCCTCCAATCCACCGAAGTGTCATCAACAACAGAGGCGAAGGACAAggaaaaaatgtaagttcaTCTTAATTTTTATCGGTTCatagttttatatatttgtatgtgcAGCCGTCCAGAACCACAACCATCCATGTCCGATGCCTTTAAACATGGTGTTTCGTACTCCAAGGTCACCGAAAGCATCCAATACGGCAAGAAACCAAAAGAGAAACTAAGTTGGCGAACAATCGGTGGAACGAATCGAAATCACGAGACATTGGTGGAAATTCAACTGTCGAAAGTTCGTTGTTCGCATGAAGTTTATCCCACACAAACTACCCAAGCATCACGTCAGGTCCTTGTTATAAGTGAACTTGAAGTTCGAGACCGTTTGCAAACTTCCGAGATCAATAAATTCCTGTATCATCCGAGTGCCAAGCATCTGCCAAACAAAAGTTCTCAACACATGATTGTTATCAAGGCCCTGCATGTGAGGCCTCATCCTAGTACGAGCATATCAGAGGAGTGTTCCCTGCGAATATCATTGCTGCCGTTGCGACTTAATATTGACCAAGATACGCTGCTTTTTATAGCGcagttttttaatgatttaagttCGTCCGGCGATGTTGGAAGTGATGGGGAGGTTTCATCTACATCGAGACGGCAATCATCCCTGCAGCCACCGGTAATGATGGTCGATGACTTGCCAGAAGCCGTGCAAGATTATCAGGCACGTAAAATGGTCTCAACGAATTTGGATTTGTTGATGGAAGGAGAAGAAAAATCTCACCGAAAGGAACTGCCAacagctgctgctgctgcgggTTCAACGGCGAATGCTGCAGAAACAGGGGGCAAAAAAGCTCCGATTTACTTCCGTGAGGTGATCTTCAGTCCGGAGGTAAATATTCGATTGGATTATCATGGCAGGCGTATTGAACTGTCTAGAGGACCAATAGTTGGATTTTTAATGGGTCTGGGGCagttgcaatgttcagaaattaaattgaagaaaattatctACAAGTAAGTTGTACTTTAGCAGACATTTATTAATGAGGTTCGTTTGACTTACTAGTTTTACCTTATTGTATTCTAGACATGGTTTGCTGGGAATTGATAAACTTATAGCACATCTATGTAAAGAATGGCTCCAGGACATCAAAAAGAACCAAGTTCCTGCGATTTTAAGTGGCGTTGGGCCAACATACGCATTCGTTCAGCTTTGTAAGAATCTTTGAGtctatttttggtttaaatgaTTTACTTATGgttcttggttttattttactGTTGTTTAGTCCAAGGAGTTTATGATCTCTTCTGGCTGCCATTCGAGCAATATCAAAAGGATGGTCGTTTTGTACGGGGACTGCAATTGGGAGCACAAAGTTTCACAGCAAGAACAGCACTCGCTGCCTTAGAAATTACCTCTAGGGTTATACAATTATTACAGGTATTTGTTTTAATGATAAACAAGTTGTATTTTAGGTTAATAttggtgtttttgtttctaGTTCACTGCTGAAACAGCTTACGATATGGTTTCACCAGGTCCGTCAGTACGGAGTATTCGACATAATCGTAAAGGTAAACGTAGGAGGCCCCATCGCCCGCAAGATATTCGCGAAGGAGTAGTCAATGCATATCAAATTGTCAGAGATGTAAGTTCTAAtaccttttcttctttttctcaaTCTTAGCCTTTTACTTACCTGGAATCAAATTTGTTCTTTTAGGGAATAAATGACACAGCAAATGCTCTAATTGAAACGGCAGTCCTAGAGCATGATCAAAAAGGATACACCGGCGCCGTCGGTGGTATAATTCGACAAATACCACAGCTTGTGGTGCAACCTGCAGTCCTCGCCACGCAAGCCACAACAAACATTTTGGGCGGTGTTAAAAGTTCTCTGGTGCCCGATGCTAAGCTCGAGGCACGCCAAAAATGGAAAGAGGACAGTGATTAGCAGAGGCTTCCATCACATCGTTCTCCACACGCTCTCATCCACCAATTTtggattttgaatattttcagtTATTCACCCAAAACCcaactgaaaattttaatttttattttaaatttaagacaaagcactcattattattattatttcttttgtatgcGCTGTAGTTTTAAGTTGTGCTTGATGTGTTTAAGTTAATATTAATATAGTCTCTAATCTTCTTTTCTataaacttcttttttgtttttcttttaaactatatccgctttcaaaaaaacacaaatcgaAATCACTgacatcaaaaaaagaaacaattaaaacaaaaatatccaaatatattggaaacaaaattctaaaacaaaatcaatatagttttattttataaggaacaaaattattgaaaaaaaacatgtaaataaattgaaaatgataatcttaaaaacaaaaaacaaacaaggttggttataaaaatgagaataatattgaaaatgttaattatcaaatttttgtctttggaatacttttatttttctctttgacAAATGTGGTCATGTGAACTAAAgtgtgttaaaaataaatatatacacttatacataaaaacatacatacaatacacacatatatttatattttttgaatagaaaatattcaaggaaacataataaattaatgtatatgccttcttttaataaaattatttttatcaaatttacgaaaaaataaaaataataataaaaacaaataaacaaataaatgttgatacctacaaacaaacaaataaaacaaattaaataaaaatcataattatgacaaatttaagcaaaattcttgtaaaatatgattgtgttttatttttaggtgaCACGTTCTTCTTTTAGGTGAATCGGGAGTAACTCAGTTGTTTAAGAAAGGTATACTTTTCTTCCATAGTTTAGAAATTTTTTGAGCATGTGTCTTTCGATAATTGTATTAAAGCCATATTCTGCTAAGCGTTCACGCTATCCGTCGGATTgtcctaaaattggtaaaaacttcgTTATGAAACGTGGCGCTACATTCCTTTGTTGTTAATTGGGGCTTCACCCAATGAAAATCAAATGCCTCATTTCCTTTCTGAATGCGATGAAATGGCTcatattattatctttttatatttttatttttcactacaTAACTGAAACGAGTTTATGGTACCAAAACGGTGCTTTCCAtctctacctacctacctaaatcCTCaatcaacaaacttctccatctagctcttTCACGTGCTAAACGCGTTCAGTTGCACaatccaagttggttgaggtcgcTTTTCACttatgcgcgccacctgatccacggtcttcctctactacggtGTTCTGCGGGCggccacctgatccacggtcttcctctactacggtGTTCTGCGGGCGtggattcaaatatttttagggacggagcattgatttccatgcgctctacgtgacctagcCATTTCAGTCGTTGGAGTTTTATTCTtgtggctaagtctacgtcgctgtatagTCCGTGCACCTTATATGCTTACGGGAACGTAGATCACGCGGAAAACTTTTGTCTCATCCGATTTTGCCATAATCCataccgtatagcaggacggggatgatgagagtcttataaagctcgagagagggctttattactcaattgctttcttagcccaaagaaacaatagtaatttttcgtttgatctcagggcTGTGGTtattttctgtgttcatagcggagcTAAGGTAGACAAAGTCGTTAATTAGCTCAAAATTAAGTGTGTCGATGGTTATATTTTGACCGAGACATCCGTCGGTGTTATAtttcctttcttgatgacagaatGTACCTCTTTCGTTTTGCCCTCTTTTACCGTCTCACCGCCTCTGCCCCAATACTCACACAGTCCACATTGAcatcccttacagcggaattcggttcgtcatcgccgttttataatttggagaagtggtctttccatattctcaacaaagactgcggttctactacgatgttcccctgatcgtctttacaggcttcggttcatggctggtacccttagaaagttttttttaccttttgataCGAAACTCATTTctattgtgacatccctctatctcctcgatcgcacgcttctcatgctctctttttttccatctaagaagccggtgttcctctctcctcttctgctcgtagagctcgcgatcagctctggtcctcctgtgcagcgccgttttgaatgcctggggccctactatgtaactcgattctacttttgattctattagAAAATCATTTGCGATTCTACTCAAAAACgctctatataaagatataaatccccggtagacatcttggtttgcctacaagctaaaccggaaatcagcctcataaactttttcatagtgtgcgtgtaatttctcctccaatttattaaatttccccaaaaaactcagtaagtgtgtctatgtatgcgtgaaaacacgtcaattttttctcgttgaattcgttcacatcacaaatacaacaatgtaaacaaatgggttttgaagggtgatacgtacgaaggatttatatctttactagagtgtttttgattcTACTTTTAAGTGGCACTAcctatgaaagtagaatcgaatGCCAGTAATGCCAAGGAATTGCTAGAAAAATTGCGATTTTCGAACGAGGCTCGAATTTATTTGACAttacatgaacaaaaataaaaagagaaaaactaaTAACTCAAAGCGcgaaatttatttcaacatagttttttatttgttaattaaatatGGATAGTGTAGGAATTTGGTTTGATGAGGAGTCAAATGAAAATGAGGAAAGAGTTCAACAAATACAAAGGAGATGGATACGAGATAATTCCAATATATTGGAGCTCAGCGACAAGAGGTTGTGCCATTGAagttatttcaaaagtttttttttaatacattttgttatgtttACTTACAGCTTTGTTCAAAATTACCGCCTGTCTAAGGATGCATTTACATTCATATTAAATAGCATTTCCACAGAACTAAATATTTCCAGAAGACAAACTTCTGTGCCGAATATAATCAAATTATCGGcaacattgaaatttttggcGACAGGCGGATATCAAAACCAAATCGGTGGAGATAGATTTGCGGGACTAGCACAACAAACAATGTCGAAAATAATGAGTGAAGTTTTATCTGTTATAGAAAAGGTTGTTTGTCCGAAGTTTGATTTTCAAGTAATGCATTTTGTCGCTTTTTTGGTGTAATTCTTTGTCTtggtatattttctttttcagccCTCTGAGTATTCAGACTTGTTTCAAAGTTTCAAATTCTTCATCAGCATTTTCAATGCCCACCACGGATGCTCCTACACTTTCTGTATAGTCTTCGAGCTGgctatttgaatttgtttcatGTGCAACACCGAAGCATAGAGACCTTTGCATCCCATCAACTGCTTGATTTAAATCTACCAACTCAATTACTTTCTCTTCTAAAGCAttcaaagaataatatttagGTGGACCACTTCCAGTTGCGGAtatatttattctgttttttcgTAACTTAGCTTTCGTATGAACTTTAAAATCAGCCCAAACCTAAAAAGGtacatagctttaaaaaaagtggTCAATGGTGGAACTTAGTTTACCTTTTTCCAACCGACAACATCACGCTGCGGAGGACCTTCAGCATTCAAATTTGCAGATAAATTTAGCCACAACTGTTTGGACTTTTGTCTTGCCTCGGGAGATTTTAAATATCCTTTAGCCAAATCTGAATGGCTAGTCATGAATTGCACCATTAGTTCAAATTGTGATGTCTTCGTGTTCGGATTTTTTGATGATTCCCTATACAAAACACATGCACATacaataataatgaaataaaatcaataaattattaattttcaatttatatttacttacattttgaaaaataatactttCGCACAGTTCTTTTCGCCAACACATTTGATGACGGATAATTTTGTGAGGTTTTGCTACAATTTGGCGTCTACTTACGAGTTCGGTAGTTCCCCGTTTATGCGAAAGTGCGTAAAAAGTActtggcactactagaactgTTCGATTTTCGCACATTGTAGCGTTCTATAAGAATTACAGAgtaccaaatttgcgaattCGCACATTTTctttgtagaatcgagttacagaGTTGGGCCCCTGTTGTTTCGCTGTATtcgcgattgtagccgtctaacgtcgaaacatctcacagtacttccttgttttggatTGCACCGGATATCCGTAGTCgtaacgaggtagtggtccaagtcaatgttggcccctcggaaagttcggacatcctgtatgCTGGAGAAGtttcgtgcgtcgatcgcaatgtggtcaatctgacTGAAGACTTTAAGCCTAaatctagttccaacaacaaatccacaccttAATAGACgatgtctttgttctcggtatagcagtcgccgtagtatacatcgcagtcttttagtttgcgtttaaccggtccatcccatcgaacttcttggatggcggtaatatctgccttgcagcagtttaggtcTTCCGCTAATTGTTAGGCTGCAAGTGGTATGTTAacggacctaacattccattatagatccgaagttcgttgtttgggttgtcaacagtaaatcctaactaaggtattttttacgtggtcaggaagttaTCCCGACGGCACAGCCAGGTACGAAAAATCCGAATGCTGATTTGTCATTCCATAAGTACTAGATTTTTTATCGGCATTAAaaatcatagaggaaatatataatatatttcctctatatTAGAAATAAGAGTACctacaaaatattcgtttttgaaaatatttgctttcgaaacTCATTACAGAGAAGGGCCCCTGGTCTAAAACCAGACACGATGTAAGCGTTGTTAAGttgactgattcctctatagttgatgcagttAAGAGGGTGTCCTTTTTTCAGTCGGGCAAACAATAtcagtattattattaatgtacaattcattattattattaatacatatttattaagCTTGGGTTCTGAAGGATTTTAGGTATggaattgtttataaattaatgtCTTAAGAGGAAAGgcgatatttgaaaaaatgtagtggacaatttgtttttaatttttgtatttggttagatttcttgtttttttgatGCCGTTGTCCATAATagaggaatggaagggacctacaattttaggttGAATCCGAacgacaaccatacacgatcattggccgtatgagggccatgtaccaaattaccttcactctggggtcaagccgactgctaaaaaacagccgtttcgtcagagtgaaggctcctctggccctggtcagagcagcatttatatgtctgtcgaaatataaatactgacctaaccagataccgaggtacttctctacacttttgcttgctaatggctgcccgtgaagatcaacgatgaccatcttgccccagttcttgcacgtatccctagtggccctagccaacggagtccggaacagaattgtctctgacttctggacatttattttcagtttccagtcgtcgcaatatcgctgaatctgaaagagaattctaataacctcaacctttcgggccgttctgtacgcaattagatcgtcagcgtacgcaattgcctttctaagactacctatcagatcgctggtatAAAAGCAGAAGAGAATCGACGAAtttaccgctccctgttgaagaccatttttaattgtgaat
It encodes:
- the LOC129943094 gene encoding autophagy-related protein 2 homolog B isoform X2, yielding MVPWFNVFDGLKNKTCRYLLQRYLGQFLEEKLNLEQLNVELYNGKATVRDVALNCKSLNELCETQGWGVEVTGGHIGLITVQVPWNAIMTNDSSIEVSDLFISLRPVQRQTDGSSMLESMWSSVSSSMQLAQECLEKHGTGEEDFEFNAQNNSIEGLEKFAQTIDSVLNRIKAKCLNTEIRLEYLPPKSSQGIAIVIKIQNLNYRNEAGSGGNGSSGGEEGHNTQADLQSREEIDGEDGSQHIQLLSTFATHNINMEGITIYTEEFRVSQPNNSNPLVEPSLDESRTRTPRSNLDLEASVDDPFYSMISTTTSSIADQHPYTGSFKRTQESAMAASRSSSSSSFSRRSRTPTASTADDEEDTDAEEDDTEQPLVEVYSSKCIPIVRMDGKQEIKIKMKQTEDVAGPKVSLDVQLGALYVFSTPRQLHLVTNFCDAFFAEDPAVGKETPSAGRTDPSQPQMSGGLGANKNFSSNMTGILGGQGNWGEPAEDFSYRATTSSKRAPSMFSNDDGRSTLGSDYCESVSSSLSSSTTTTCSSKFARKAANLEASGDISNFNITIASAAVVVLHEDILVACSSSTEMPGSPLSVESELNLLKLSNYFFSCIDEKQGLVGFTCQKNHLKMYAAPIIAEGIQQRNKNLISMKFTISMTRVDLHEVLENVATPLLEFERTQMCDEEIHKRPEMIIQMKTTTPSLNPQSRKRKVPIPPRTEFDISLDKCTVELDISIYDRLSAIFCSSPFSADTPPIEEIKKNESRHLDPIKEFNVTSPIMQLRLRFPIADSRPVHDPNRVPWWKQNVRPDLLLLSFYQIRMKFSSLLIEFLANEIDVYYVESHTIPKIHLFKSNLVNNSIPTLKEPNVDYPRISIEFPSEKTLSTLLKCCTEDSDSAETSGESCDLYTRRSREYVPFSSKRVCRQSDTPHPNINKECETILLPGDSQEMRKFCDTAMKTSKLQIKISLPTALIQVSSKQLYEIIYNRVNTDLLMWEPSSPSFIRKAKPPPAPTIEQSLLNIGMMDSMYVPSTSPLHPYDTYDNDAIPTPKHYSSSEDDCGGGGGVGGGGGGGCDHDSGGPSDNESDSIYYSTYEKKRSKRSLATQAAMKTSGCSFELSVGKGVLSLFPPVRDAENRVLPNQLGEFRIAVEDFCIFSVSRFNGNDNMAYLCLHTKDLQMFHCGLIPTRDSEPGLPEFKCIPHHMQSTFYSSPANLTKSDNEGNVNREMLSLAIEIKKVPDQSLKRLKITTGIQKATLRHNPALSQHTWLNQLIDFLDVIDYPIEGYKPYGIVTEIQVHLWDCAIDYRPKNFPFRSVIEIGSFMMSSNIVSSVPGCTLRFIAEECILSLAPYEPKSSKSENKVTALPSSNLVPVIDIGLLDISLRLNEKASERSPKLDLRTSIQDVHIRSCFDSGRALATLIAYVASDGDLLNVGDDDESMTSSMESSVYSDASLFSMKDRKSSIPEISARQQERVNLMMAEAVQETVSSRAALDEDAEHRFDRGVEVFFFPDESNQGALEKNSASTSSPGVDKKLDVPVSSSSGEQIKVSPVPGLSRTNSSSDEWAYQAIRHSGSSNELQDLLNFETSVMKNSYINQEDDDDAVEALPQVREELGDVKQTEKIPPVMKSSMGLDDDFCVIADEEKSYLSQCGIRDLVISEDPLRMVDNHFKLPAGKPDLLQAPENFPMAEYRYTLCEMTLTWHLYGGHDFPLQSTEVSSTTEAKDKEKIRPEPQPSMSDAFKHGVSYSKVTESIQYGKKPKEKLSWRTIGGTNRNHETLVEIQLSKVRCSHEVYPTQTTQASRQVLVISELEVRDRLQTSEINKFLYHPSAKHLPNKSSQHMIVIKALHVRPHPSTSISEECSLRISLLPLRLNIDQDTLLFIAQFFNDLSSSGDVGSDGEVSSTSRRQSSLQPPVMMVDDLPEAVQDYQARKMVSTNLDLLMEGEEKSHRKELPTAAAAAGSTANAAETGGKKAPIYFREVIFSPEVNIRLDYHGRRIELSRGPIVGFLMGLGQLQCSEIKLKKIIYKHGLLGIDKLIAHLCKEWLQDIKKNQVPAILSGVGPTYAFVQLFQGVYDLFWLPFEQYQKDGRFVRGLQLGAQSFTARTALAALEITSRVIQLLQFTAETAYDMVSPGPSVRSIRHNRKGKRRRPHRPQDIREGVVNAYQIVRDGINDTANALIETAVLEHDQKGYTGAVGGIIRQIPQLVVQPAVLATQATTNILGGVKSSLVPDAKLEARQKWKEDSD